CGGCATTGTCCTTGATCGTGCCGGCCTGCGACCAGGCGATGGGGCCACCGGGCTTGATCTTTGGGTGGGTGCGATTCAGACCCGTGGCGATCACGGTGATGCGGATCTCATCCTCGATGGCCTTGTCGATCACTGCGCCGAAGATGATGTTGGCGTTGCGGCCGGCGGCTTCTGAGACGATGGTGGAGGCGGTGTTGACCTCGCTCAACGTCATGTTGGGGCCGCCCGTGATATTGACCAACAATCCCAGCGCCCCGGCGATGGATACGTCCTCCAGCAGCGGGCTGTTAATAGCCATCTCCGCCGCCACTTTGGCGCGGTTTTCACCGCGCGCCAGGCCGCAGCCCATCAGAGCATCGCCCATTTCGCTCATCACCGTGCGCACATCGGCGAAATCGAGGTTGACCAGTCCAGGGATCGTGATCAGATCGGAAATGCCTTTGGTCGCATTGAAGAGAATCTCATCGGCAAACCGAAAAGCTTTTTCCAGAGGCGTGTCCACGGGCACAATGGTGAGCAAGCGCTGATTGGGGATGACGATCAGCGTGTCCACATATTCTTTGAGGGCGGCGATACCCTCCTCCGCGCGTTGCATGCGTTTGGGCCCTTCGAAGAGAAAGGGTTTGGTGACCACGCCCACCGTGAGGGCGCCGACATCCCGGGCGATCTGCGCCACCACCGGTGCAGCGCCGGTTCCAGTGCCGCCGCCCATGCCCGCGGTGACAAAGACCAGATCGCTGTTGGTCAAGGCGTCGTATACCGTGTTCTTGTCCTCTTCGATGGCCTTGTGGCCTTTGTTAGGATCTGCGCCGGCGCCCAAGCCCTGGGTGGTCTTGGTGCCGATACGGATTTTCGTCGAGGCCGCGCAATAATCCAGGGCCTGTTCATCGGTGTTGATGGCGACAAAATCCACACCGGTCAGTCCTTCTCGGATCATCCGGGTGACGGCGTTGCCGCCGGCCCCGCCGACTCCTACGACCTTCATCCGCGCTCCGTTCACCGCCGCATCGTCAAAATCAAACGTCAGATTCATAACCCACTCCTTTTTTGTGTGTTCTGGTCGGCCGGGAGACGTATCCCTCGCCTGTCCGGCGCCAGTCCCATACCGCCCGTCAAGGCGTCCTCTGCAGGACGGCTAATCCAGCTGGGTTGCTTTCTTGAAAAAAGTCTTGAATCGCGACACGATGTTGTCGAACACGCCCGTCTCGTTGTCGCTGAATCCCTCTTCAAAATCATCCTTGTTCTGCATGGCGTACATGATCAGTCCCACGCCGGTGGCGTACTGCGGCCGTTGCGCCTCTGCCACCATGCCGGTGAAGCCGCGGGGAATGCCGAGCTTGACCGGCATGTTGAAAATGTTCTCCGCCATCTCCACCGTGCCCGGCAGCAGGGAGGCGCCTCCGGTCAGCACCAGACCGGTGGTCATCAGGTTGAGATAATCCGAGTTTTTGATCTCCTCATAAGTATGGGTGAGGATCTCGCTCATGCGCGCTTGAATGATGTCGATCAACAAGCCCCGGGAGACCCTGCGGATGGATCGATCGTTCATCCCCGGGACTTCGACCAGCTGTTCCTTGTCCCCGTCGACGTGAATCGCGCTGCCGTGAGCCAGTTTCAATTTTTCCGCGGCCTCGATGGGCGTGCGCAGTTCGATGGCGATGTCGTTGGTCACGTTGCGTCCGCCGAGTGCCACCACGCGCGACAAACGCAGACAGCCCTCATAGAACATGGCGATGTCGCTGGTGCCGCCGCCGATGTCGATCAGAATCACTCCCATCTCCTTGGCATCATCGGTCAGCACCGAATAACTCGAAGCCAACGATTCCAGCACCAGATCGGCCGTCGTATAGCCGGCTTTTTCTATGCAGCGATAAATGTTCTGCGCCGACGCCACTGCGCCGGTGACGATGTGCACCTCAGCCTCCAGGCGGACGCCGCACATACCGACGGGGTCGCGGATACCGCGCTGCTGATCCACAATGAACTCCTGCGGCAGGATATGGATCATCTCCCGATCCATGGGCAGCGCCACCGCCCGCGCCGCTTCGATCACCCGGCGCACATCATCGGCACTCACCTCATGGTTTTCGCCCGAGATCGCCACCACGCCGCGGCCGTTGATGTCGCGAATATGGTCGCCGGCGATGCCGGCATAGACCAGATCCACCGCCACGCCGGCCATGGCCTCTGCAGCTTCAACCGCCTTGCGGATGGAGCGGACCGTCTTTTCAATATCCACGACCATGCCGTAGCGCAAACCCTCTGAAGGCGCAGTGCCCACCCCTTTGATGTTGATTTCTCCCGAACTGGACACCTCGGCGATCAGACAGCCGATCTTGGTGGTGCCGACATCGAGCCCGGTGATGATATTGATGGTTTCCATAGACAACCCCGTATCTAATGTCAACTATTGCGCTTTAATACGATGCGATCGCCCAGCCGGGCGTCGAGGTAGCGCGTATGATCCAGCAGGCCGGTATTGGTCAGCTGTTCGAAAAATATCGAAAGGGACTGAACCTTCTGCTTAATTAGACCATGGCCCACCAGGATGGGGATCATGTCAGCCCAGTTAAAATAGCAGATGAGGCCGGATTTTCTGCTGATGCAGATCTCGGAGATGCGCCGTCCCATGACCGGATTTTTATCCTCCAGCTCCTTCATAAACTGCACCGCGTCCTGAAACTCTTTGCCGGCCAGCCGCTTGTTGTGCACATCCACTTTAAGCCCATCGCCGCTCAGCAACGGCGCATCTTTATGCGACTCACCGACCTCCAGCTCGAGAATGCGGCCCTGGTCGTCCACGCCGTAGAGACGGCCCATGGAGAGATAGGCGAACACCCGGCCGCTCTTGCGCGGCTCACTGAAAGCCACGCGCGCCAGCGAAGAGTTGAGCCAGATCAACGATTTTTCACTCTCCGCATCGTCCAGATCCGGTTCGCCATCCAGGTCCCAGTCCTGATTCTCCGCCGCCTGAGTGGCCATTTCATCGAGCGACGTCTCCAACTCCTCATTGGAACGCGCCTGCAGCAGATGGTAGCCGATAAACAGGGCAAAGCTCACCGCCAGCGTTACAAACAGGACGCGCTTGCCGAAAAACATCCAGTTCATCGTGCCTCCGCTTTCTGCTCGCGCAGCCTCAGAATCGCCTGGGCCAGTTC
The genomic region above belongs to bacterium and contains:
- the ftsZ gene encoding cell division protein FtsZ, translated to MNLTFDFDDAAVNGARMKVVGVGGAGGNAVTRMIREGLTGVDFVAINTDEQALDYCAASTKIRIGTKTTQGLGAGADPNKGHKAIEEDKNTVYDALTNSDLVFVTAGMGGGTGTGAAPVVAQIARDVGALTVGVVTKPFLFEGPKRMQRAEEGIAALKEYVDTLIVIPNQRLLTIVPVDTPLEKAFRFADEILFNATKGISDLITIPGLVNLDFADVRTVMSEMGDALMGCGLARGENRAKVAAEMAINSPLLEDVSIAGALGLLVNITGGPNMTLSEVNTASTIVSEAAGRNANIIFGAVIDKAIEDEIRITVIATGLNRTHPKIKPGGPIAWSQAGTIKDNA
- the ftsA gene encoding cell division protein FtsA — its product is METINIITGLDVGTTKIGCLIAEVSSSGEINIKGVGTAPSEGLRYGMVVDIEKTVRSIRKAVEAAEAMAGVAVDLVYAGIAGDHIRDINGRGVVAISGENHEVSADDVRRVIEAARAVALPMDREMIHILPQEFIVDQQRGIRDPVGMCGVRLEAEVHIVTGAVASAQNIYRCIEKAGYTTADLVLESLASSYSVLTDDAKEMGVILIDIGGGTSDIAMFYEGCLRLSRVVALGGRNVTNDIAIELRTPIEAAEKLKLAHGSAIHVDGDKEQLVEVPGMNDRSIRRVSRGLLIDIIQARMSEILTHTYEEIKNSDYLNLMTTGLVLTGGASLLPGTVEMAENIFNMPVKLGIPRGFTGMVAEAQRPQYATGVGLIMYAMQNKDDFEEGFSDNETGVFDNIVSRFKTFFKKATQLD